A region of the Anopheles merus strain MAF unplaced genomic scaffold, AmerM5.1 LNR4000075, whole genome shotgun sequence genome:
CCCGTGGGCGGCAGGGTACGAGAAGGAGCAGGAGGCGGCTGGAGTACGCCCCACTGGCTGGAAGCAGGGTGAGCAAATGcccagcacgaccgccaaaCGCTCCCACGAGGACGACACGGAGATGGAGGTGGAtggaacgacgacgacgactactaCAACGAACACTGTACCGGGCGAGTGTAATGGAAACAAAAAGAGAACAGCAagcgatggtggtgatggtaccGCACCGGCCGCTTCTTCCAACGGGACGGCCGTACTGTCCGCCGACTATCTGCTCAACTCGCCCATCGCTAACCGCCCCGGCAAGGCGTGCCTGGTGAAGCTGTACAGCAACTACGACGACTGGGCGCTCAACACCGTCCTCGAGGTGGCCGGCTTCCTGTCCGTCGATCCGGCCCTGGACGGTACCGGGGACAGCACGGGCATGGACGAGTTCGTGGACGACGTGACGGAGCATCAGGCAACGCATCCACCGCCGTCGTTGATACCGCGCCTGCACGCCGTCAGTGTGCGGAAGCTGCCCCACACGAATCCGCTGCTACTGCGGGGACCGCCGAGCAGTGACGCCTGCCCGGATGCGCTCGCCGAAACGACGTACAAGGACCTGCACAACCTGCTCACCCAGTGCCTGTTCGGGGACGGCGTCGCGGCCGACTACCTGCTCTGCCATCTCGTCTCGTCCGTGTACATCCGGGACGAGGTAGAGTGTAGGGGACAGTTTTGCCTGAACCTCAGCAACATCCCGGCGGAAGTGCTGCCCGGCTACACGCGCTCGCTGTacgagctgctcgagctgctgCTTCCCGCCAGCCACTATCTGCCGATGACGCTCGACAACATGAACACGCTACAGTTTGCGCCCAAGTAGGAAGcttttgtctcttttttacTTATTGCAAACAGGAAAGGGAGACTTTAATGCatcttttgtttgtaaatttttCAACTGCAATTTCAGAAAAGACTACAAAACGAACAAGCTCACCAGCGGCATCTTGCAGCTGGCGCCCCACACCCATCTGGTGCTGGACGAGACGCGGCTGGAGGCGGGCAAACTGGAATCCGGTGGCGTCGAGGCGGTCAAGCACGTGGCGCACCTAATCAAGGCCCAGCGGCTCAAGTACGACTTTCAGTTCTATCAGCTCGATTTCAACACCGACGTACCGGTGCTGGTGCTAAGCGAGGGGAAAAGCATGCTGCCGGTAAGGGTCCGAGATTCGACTCAATTTCAATTTACACAACCTAACCGACTTTTCAACCTGCCCTCCCCCCGCAACAGAACAACTGCTACCTGCCGATCGTACCGGACCTGGACGCGATCAAGCTGATCGACGAAACGATCAAAGCCGGCCGGCACTACGCCGCCCCGAAGCTGGACGGTATGCGCCGCTTCCTCACCGGGGCCCGGGTGCGCCCGTTCGATATGAAAACGCTCGACCCGACCGTCGTGCAGGACGATTTCGTGCGGATGCGCACCGAGAACAGTGCGGTCACGATGGACGATCTGCACGCGCTGTTCGTGCTAGCGCGCCTGCTCGGCCTGAGCCGCGGGCGGACCGCGCTGCACCGGGACGACTGGGAGCGGGCGAAGGCGCTGGAGGGCGAGCGGCGCAACCGGATGGAGCTGTTTAGCAAGCGCAAAAGTGAACCGTGACTCATTGGACCGGGGAGGAGTGGATGGGTGCCTTAACTTATTGCTTGTTTGTGTACGGGCGCGCGTACGCTCTTTGGTTTTGTGTCTCGTCaattagttttaaaatatttttttgtaaaaaaatggcatttttcttgcaaaaggaaagaaacatgtgtttttttttgttgttgttgttgttgttggttttcgAACGACCTTTGGAGAAAAATGCTGTTGAATTTGGGATGGGGAAAAGCATCTAAGGTTGTGCGCTACGAACACAAGCAACACTCAACAAGGTCCCAAGTCGTCCCATTTCCGAGAAATTGTATTCGGGCTAGTACATGTGCTAGTCGCGAAAGATTTAGACTGTATTTAGACTAAAAAACATActtaaataatgaattaaagCGCTTCGTTcatgatgaaaaaaataatggtcaGTAGGTCATTACAAGGCAATGCATTCAAATcattatttcaatgttttttttttatagtatAAATAGTTGGggaaatttcctttcttttggggGTACGATTAGCCATATtttgattaatatttaatgaagtataacaacaaaacagaaactgAACATTTCACGTTCATTTTCAGTTGATATGTAAACCTgggcttacagggttttccaggccATTTTAGAATGTGCTCATAATTATTCACAGcattcaagatgtttttcaacagctatcaaatgatgtatttgcttcaaaatgaaatttcagtttcaacacatgattttcaatacataacaggttggctgataagtccccggtctaacaaaggaaaacacatttttttgtcaaaattcgttttttattattcaacataGTTCCCTTCAAGAGCGATACAACGATTATAACGACCTTCCAATTTTTTGATACCGTTTTGGTAGTACTCCTCCGGTTTTGCCTCAAAATAGGCCTCAGTTTCGGCGACCACCTCTTCATTGCAGCCAAATTTTTTCCCTGCGAGCATCCTTTTGAGGTctgagaacaagaaaaagtcGCTGGGGGCCAGATCTGGAGAATACGGTGGGTGGGGAAGCAATTCGAAGCCcaattcatgaatttttgccatcgttcCCAATGACTTGTGGCACGGTGCGTTGTCTTGGTGGaacaacacttttttcttcttcatatgGGGCCGTTTTGCCGCGATTTCGACCTTCAAACGCTCCAATAACGCCATATAATAGTCACTGTTCGTGGTTTTTCCCTTCTCAAGATAATCGATAAAAATTATTCCATGCGCATCCCAAAAAACAGAGGCCATTACTTTGCCAGCGGACTTTTGAGTCTTTCCACGCTTCGGAGCCGGTTCACCGGTCGCTGTCCACTGAGCCGACTGTCGAATGGACTCAGGAGTGTAGTGATGGAGCAATGTTTCACCCATTGTCACATATCGACGCAAAAACTCGGGTGTATTATGAGTTAACAGCTGCAAACACTGCTCAGAATCATCAACACGTTGGTGTTTTTGGTCAAATGTGAGCTCGCGCGGCACCCATTTTGCACACAGCTTCCGCATATCCAAATATTGATGAATGATATGACCAACACGTTCCTTTGATATCTTTAAGGCCTCTGCTATCTCGATCAACTTCATTTTACGGTCATTCAAAatcattttgtggatttttttgatgttttcttcGGTAACCACCTCTTTCGGGCGTCCACTGCGTTCACCGTCCTCCGTGGTCATTTCACCACGCTTGAATTTTGCATACCAATCAATTATTGTTGATTTCCCTGGGGCAGAGTCCGGAAACTCATTATCAAGCCAAGTTTTTGCTTCCACTGTATTTTTTCCCTTCagaaaacagtattttatcaaaacacgaaattcctttttttccatttttttttcacaataacAAAAGTTGCTTGACAAAAGACGCTCTGTCTCACAAACTAATTGACATACAGACGTCAAATTTTGATACGAATCATTTGAAGGTTGGTACTAggtatataaaaataatatgcatTTAATACTAGCGGCGCCATCTATGTGTCAGACCggggacttatcagccaacctgttAACAaggaactgtcaaactcaatccagcttgggtcgtgttgaaaatcatgctgacaaaattaaaaatcattttgatggaaatgaaatgtcagctGGATGACTGGAACAACAGTTggcataaataataatatgttatttatgcgttataacaatgtttactttcgaaagtgacttggaaacccctgtaaggCTCATTACATTAGCATATTAGTCCGTATATTAGCAACAACTTAATTTcaactattttgataacatttaaTCTTCCAATGCAAATCTTTCCTTTTATCAAATTTCTTCGACAAACtcatttttattcttattacTCGTATAAATCGTTATTATGGTATAGAGCAGAGAAATTAACATAATACAAAAGAAACGGAAAACGAAAAATGCCAGCTGATAATTTTatacacgctcacacacacacacatataggaGTGGGAAAACTGTAATTTGCACCTTCTTCTTGTTGGCTCTCACACTATGCTGCCTCGTCAGTTGCTGCTGACTATTGCTCGAACCAATACAACAACCCGATGATCAACAGCTTCAGCCACCTCCCGTTTTGTTAAGGCGTCTATCCAGGTGTGTTTTAGGCTACCGAATATTCTATATTTATCCTTGTCCctttcacaacacaaaaaaaaaactttctgcTTCGAGTATTTCAGAAGAATGAGCCGGAAATGGAAGGAGCGGCTTTTTCCGAGTCAAAGGGGAAGATTAAATTGCAGTAAATTCAGATTCCGTATTCTGTTGGCTAATAGTTAGCTTTAAgttaagatttgttttttttatacgaaCGCAGTTTCAACATCAATTACGCGGCATATTAACACACATGCAAAGGAGCCTTtatagggttttccaggagttttcatagctgtgggacactttatagACTCTTTCCTACATGAAAtcaacttaatgtaatgggaatcgGACTCtgtagcacccttgttggacacatccaataggaatttgctaggagcctgtccaaaaagggtgccatagagttCATTTTCTATAAAGTTCACTTCGCATCAGAAAGAATCAGAGTCCTACAACTATAAGAAACCCTGTACTgtagtagagagagagagttataTAGGGAAAGGATTACAATTCTATTTGGATGTTTGTCATTAATATGTATatttatggttttgttttatcagCTCAATCAAAGtaagggaggggaggggaggggagggtcctaggtttatacaaaaaaaaattaacacaaaaaaggaaacggaAACCCAAAACAGCATATGGTGATGGaaaccccgaaaaaaaaaaacataaaccagAGAGTTTATCACACCCACAGAGCGGGTCGCGCGCGTGGTCCCCCTAGCAGTCGAGGAAGTTGGCGGCCATCAGGAGCTCGAGCGCAATCTCCGGTGCGATCGGGAACTCGGGTATTTCCGTCGAGCTGTTTGTGTAGCGCACCTTGTACGTGAAGTACATGCAGACCTTCTCGAGCACGTGTGAGCTACAGGgatagagggagagaaaaggttgaaaaaaaatgttagtactttttttttaatttgctctTTTCCTATTGCattgcagcaaatgttcgggGTTCAATGAAATGGGTGCCTTTTTTCCTCAGCTTTTCAATCCAAACTCAAAACGATATCATTCCAAGCAGTTTCGATTTTACGATAAACCCCAATGCTCTCGCTATAGAGCCAAATTCAGCCCTTTTTACAGATGCTAGGATCCCGCCGGGAATCGATCACTTTCTGGTCTTGTACAACTCATTAGTCGATAGACCTGCTAGATCTTTTGAGTCAGTATAGCAACCGTGATCGATTTCAGACTTTGCTAGGCATCTCGTTAGATTATTTCGCGGTGACTAGTCTGATGCAATCATAGTAGACAAGTACCAACGACTTGGGAGGGTTGAGATTAGTGTTGGGCTTCGTGAATCTATCGTTgtgattcattcatatgaatcttcagggttgagtgattcgaatctcgaatcgactcttcaaagattcatgaatctcaaaaaaCTGATGAATCTTTAAGGATTAATGAATCCCAAAAGATCCATGAATCTTCAAGggttcatgaatctcgaaagatctcgaaagattcatgaatccatTTAAATTCACATATCAAcagggattcatgaatctttagagaagtatgatattcaaaatattgaatttgcgcGATCCCACCTAACATGCCCATCGTGGGTTCAAGTCTTGtatggaccgtctccccgtagcaaaactAACTATACGGGTGCGTGGTATGTCTCAAGAAGTGTCGAAAACAAGCataggctggcatgaccacgtaggttgttacgccaagaagaagaacaataagaagctcaagctcgatgaatctttggagatttatgaatcccttgaatctttcgagattcatgaatcttacCAATCGAGATTCACATTCATTGAATCAATTCaaaaattcatttaaattcatgaatctgaatcagatttactcAGCACTAGTTGAGATGGGGATGTTTTTGCCTTATAAATTGATTTAAGGACACGATTCTAGTTGTGTAGATCGTGTACTAACAACAACACTACAATGACGAAATTCAATGAAGAGACTGTGCGCCTATCAGCATGCCTTTACACACCGTTCACTGAGTCATGCTTTGACTCAGCAGTGCTGTGGCGTGTGTTACATGCTGCCTTTGTCGCCCTTCGCTTTGATAACAAACTTTTTGCTTCTCCTTCCATCCCTTATATTATCGAGATAGTGAAGGTTGTTGCAAGACGCGAAGGTGATTATAATCTCCTCCCAATGTCTAGTGCTGTTCTTCGCGGAGGGCTCAACACGTTTCTTCCAATCGTTCCCCATGGCGCCAGCCGACACGACACGACTGTGGCGAAGGGTTCAAAGGTTGCTCGCTGTGCGCGTCATTTTACCGAGCACGCTTTATCAGCGAAAATCCTCACACGTTGTTTTAAGGCTTTCCACGCTCGGGGAAAGAGGAGGGAAGAGGGGAAGGTCGCACTAAAAATTACATAACAGAAGTAATTAGAAGCTTGGGGGAGAAATGGGACGCTTACGGTATTTCTCTAAAGTTGACCTCGTTCGCTTCATTCTCGGCAAACTGGCCCGGGCCGGAAAGCATCGCCTTGATCGTGCCGGAGGTAAGGGCGTGCTCGCGCTTCACGATGAACTCGTGCCCGTCGGACGAGATCAGCTTCACGTACATCGCGTCCGGTCCTTCGCATCCGCCATAGATCCGCTCGGTTCCGGTGCGCTCCTCCATGTTGTTGGTGTTTTGGCGCGGTGTGTGGGTGCCGAACTTGCTGATATCGCACGGAAGGAGGGCCAAGGGGTGCGGCTGTGGAGGGGAAAATGGAAAGacagaaaataaaagtttggacaacatcaacaacatccTCGAAACAACATCCTCGAAACATCACACGCAAAGGATATGAACACCGGATGATGACTATACAGTTTTGTAcagtgcgtttgtgtgtgtatgtgtctgtgtgcgcgtATTGTTCTGTATGCTGCACCGCTCTACCAGACGACAGCGGTGTCTGATGCCATCCCCATATCCGAAAGGGCAACAAACTATCTCGCTGCTGCTTTTCATCATACAGTGCAGTTTACAGGAAAATCTTCTACTCACCTGTTACAATACAGCGGAAGCGGCAATCGGGAAGCAGCAAGGCGAAACACTAAATGACCCCTAAGACGTCCCGCAAACAATGCACGGACGGGAGGGCTGGAGTTTAATAAGCACCCGTTTCGATTTGCACACACAGGTAAATGCAGGCACAGGAAAAATGAACCGGAATCAACATACGGTAACGAGAATGTGTGGGGGATGAGAAGGGGAGAAGCACTGCGGCGACGGGGGCCCATCGAGCTGTCAaagtgttgttttggtttgacgTCCGTTGAAGTGACAGTGTGCCGAGcggcagagtgaccagaacgTACGATACATTTCACGACCTGACCCGGAATCGAGTACggtcgaaatcgattccgacatGTGGTTGCAGCGGGTGCGTAAAGTATTCAACCCACTACACGAACGGGTGgcttatgctttcttgcaTCTACCAGAATCGTTGCACCTACTACACCTACTTGCACTTTTCGGGTCGCTTAAGCAATTGCTTGATGACTCCGATCCGGTGGATTCGGGTTGAACCGGCCTTGATTACTCCTTATGAAGTTATTGAAATCACTAGCGACTAGAACAAGAAGTTTAACGGGGACAACTAACCCGGCGCTTTAGCACCAATCGAATTTGATAACCAACAAATcgaacatgtcaaatcccatacagttttcatgttcgatgtcgtatgcgattggtgctagagcgccacCTAAGGGCCGTGACAACATTttttcgcatgcgattttatcggacggtctgtcaattttttttatgggatttgacagataacgctGGACCTGCAATTTCGTCGTCGTGGAGTCTCGCCACAACTCAGAAGCAAACAGCTCAATCCTTCGTTGGCATATAATCCCTAGTACAAATTTCTTCAGTTTAAATTTTCAcaacctaccgaaaactaccgaaaaACTGATcctcctaccgaaaactaccgataaaattttgctgctgctaccaaaaaccgccaaaataatctggccacactggtcgAACCAAGGTCGCTCGCACAGTGGGTGTTtggtttgaattaaaaatcgATTTTCCATACAAATAGGATTTTCTTAACAATTGTAGAGCTTTTAATAATTGCGTTCATAGCATTATTTACATTCAACTTCGTTTCATTGGTGTAAAAGCTGTTTGCTCAATGAATAAAGTTAAAAAACGGCTTTCAACCGTTG
Encoded here:
- the LOC121601356 gene encoding mini-chromosome maintenance complex-binding protein-like, whose translation is MMETVREIAAWTPEYLIANEPACLEQLSTDEALWSTIPLLNCTELAHLPDGCLVRFRGMLQDMQDPECYLERYAVRSKSDGTVVRQQNGKYRDLLVFNAATETVDTGSTDEGSTFGERRSLFVVTVPGQNPWAAGYEKEQEAAGVRPTGWKQGEQMPSTTAKRSHEDDTEMEVDGTTTTTTTTNTVPGECNGNKKRTASDGGDGTAPAASSNGTAVLSADYLLNSPIANRPGKACLVKLYSNYDDWALNTVLEVAGFLSVDPALDGTGDSTGMDEFVDDVTEHQATHPPPSLIPRLHAVSVRKLPHTNPLLLRGPPSSDACPDALAETTYKDLHNLLTQCLFGDGVAADYLLCHLVSSVYIRDEVECRGQFCLNLSNIPAEVLPGYTRSLYELLELLLPASHYLPMTLDNMNTLQFAPKKDYKTNKLTSGILQLAPHTHLVLDETRLEAGKLESGGVEAVKHVAHLIKAQRLKYDFQFYQLDFNTDVPVLVLSEGKSMLPNNCYLPIVPDLDAIKLIDETIKAGRHYAAPKLDGMRRFLTGARVRPFDMKTLDPTVVQDDFVRMRTENSAVTMDDLHALFVLARLLGLSRGRTALHRDDWERAKALEGERRNRMELFSKRKSEP
- the LOC121601354 gene encoding elongin-C gives rise to the protein MEERTGTERIYGGCEGPDAMYVKLISSDGHEFIVKREHALTSGTIKAMLSGPGQFAENEANEVNFREIPSHVLEKVCMYFTYKVRYTNSSTEIPEFPIAPEIALELLMAANFLDC